A section of the Meles meles chromosome 8, mMelMel3.1 paternal haplotype, whole genome shotgun sequence genome encodes:
- the LOC123949514 gene encoding olfactory receptor 2D3-like, with protein sequence MGKGNQTSVAEFILLGLSQDPKIQILLFCVFLTIYLLSMFGNLLIIILIQTDSQLHTPMYFFLKNLSFADLCFSTSIVPQMLVHFLVKRKTISFAGCSLQIIVFLLAGCTECALLAVMSYDRYVAVCKPLHYSTVMTQRVCVQLVIVSWISGAFVCSVDSAFTLCLPYQGENIINHYFCEPPALLKLASADTYKAEMALFSMGVIILLAPLSLILVSYWHIISTVIQMQSGEGKLKVFSTCGSHLTVVVLYYGSGIFAYMRPNSKTMSKKDQVISVFYSVMTSMLNPIIYSLRNQDVKGALRNLVRR encoded by the coding sequence ATGGGAAAAGGAAACCAAACTTCTGTGGCTGAATTTATCTTGCTGGGACTTTCACAAGATCCAAAGATCCAGATATTGCTGTTCTGTGTTTTCCTGACCATTTACCTTCTGTCTATGTTTGGAAACCTGCTCATAATAATCCTTATTCAGACTGACTCTCAACTTCACactcccatgtacttcttcctcaaaAACTTGTCATTTGCTGACCTCTGTTTCTCTACAAGCATTGTTCCTCAGATGTTGGTCCACTTCCttgtaaaaaggaaaaccatttcctttgctggaTGCTCACTACAGATAATTGTCTTCCTTCTTGCAGGGTGTACAGAATGTGCACTTCTGGCAGTGATGTcttatgaccgctatgtggctgTCTGCAAGCCCCTGCATTATTCCACTGTCATGACCCAGAGGGTTTGTGTCCAGTTGGTCATAGTGTCTTGGATCAGTGGAGCATTTGTATGTTCAGTGGATAGTGCATTTACACTGTGTCTTCCCTACCAGGGAGAGAATATAATTAATCATTACTTTTGTGAACCTCCTGCGCTCCTGAAGCTGGCTTCAGCAGACACATACAAGGCTGAGATGGCCCTCTTTTCAATGGGTGTGATTATCCTGTTAGCACCTCTCTCCCTCATCCTTGTCTCCTACTGGCATATTATCTCCACAGTGATTCAGATGCAGTCAGGGGAAGGGAAGCTCAAGGTCTTCTCTACCTGTGGCTCCCATCTCACTGTTGTGGTTCTCTACTATGGCTCTGGAATATTTGCCTACATGAGACCCAATTCCAAGACAATGAGTAAAAAGGATCAGGTAATCTCTGTGTTCTATTCAGTTATGACTTCCATGTTgaaccccatcatttacagcctgaggaACCAGGATGTGAAGGGAGCTCTCAGGAATCTGGTTAGGAGATAA